The sequence below is a genomic window from Acetivibrio clariflavus DSM 19732.
TATCTCTGCATACCAAAGTCCTACTTCTTTAGCCTTTTCTGCTGATACAATTCCCTTTTCAACCAGTTTTTTTATTAATCTTTCACCATCTGCCTTATATTTTGCCTGTAATGCACCATAGGAAATACCAACCAACGAATCTTTTATTAAGATCGCATCACTGTTAAACAAGTTTGCTTGTATAGTTGTAAGTCCTCCGACTTCGCTTAACTTTGTTGCTGCTTTGTCATATTGGAAATCACCATCATAACCCAACTGTTGAAGAATTAATGAACAATACGCTTTTCCGTTAAGTCCAACATTAGGTCTGAAGGTTGAGTCCTCAGAATAACCTTTTACATAACCTTTTTCAACCGCATAAGCCACTTGTCTTTTTGACCAATCAGCAATTTTGTTAGCATCTTTAAATTTTGACAATATGGCATTTGCTTTTTCATATGTAAGTGACTTTGCCTCTTCCTCTTGCCCAAAAATTCTAAGAAGCATAACAACTCCAGTTTGTCTATCCAATGATGTTCCTAAATCGGGATCAAACCATGTTTCATTTATCCCTTTGTATAAGTCAAGTTTATACAATATATTGGCTTCCTTTTCATAGATATATGTATTGGCTAAAGCCGGTGTATAAACAATGGATGAAATTATGGAGGCGGCAACTATCATTCCTAGAATTTTCTTAAATATTTTCATTCTATCCAGCCTTCCTTCCTTTTTTGTATTTTCTGGATATATCAGACTTTATATGTAAAGGTAAGTAAACAAATTATATTAAAAAACTGGCAGGAGATTAACTCCTACCAGTCTTTAATTCAGCAACTTTGATTATTATTTTACTTTTTTACTTAAATCAAAGTCCTTAAGTGCATTACCTTTAACGCTAGTATCTTTAATTGTCTTGCCGGTTGCTTCCATATATAATACTTGAACAGTCTTACCTTTGTAGTTACCAGCTATTACAACTTTGAATCTTGCTTTAGTTTCATCAACATCAGTTGACTTATTGTCTGTTGAAGCTGCATCGAAGTAGTAGATATCTGCTGCAACAATCTTACTGTCAGCTTTTATTCTGAACTGTGTGAGATAATCTGCATCAGTAATCTTACCATTAGAATCTACAGCACCTGCAAGATTTAAGTTTTCAGACAATTCGATGAACACTTCAGTACCTACACCTGAAGTATATACAGCGGATGCAACTGAATCTGCTGCTGTAGGAGCATATTCATCAGCTACAGTTAAGATAGTAGCACCATCTATTTCTAATGCCTGGTCAAATGCATTTACTGTTTCTACATCGTTTGCAAGCTTCAATTTTATAGCATTTCCTTTATATGTTGCATCAGCACTGATGTCTTTATCAACTGTTAATGTTATTTCGTTATCATCTGAATCGTATTCAGCATCCCAAGCTGTAATCACGATATCTTTACCTTTATCATCTTGACCTGCTGTCAATATGAAGTCGCCAGGATTCAATGTTCTGTCATTTATTGATGAACCAGTAGTAAGTTTAACTACTATTGTATTTTTATCAGTTACAGCTGCACTATCAATTTTTGGAACAAGAGCATCAGTTACTAGTCTAAAGGCACTGCTATCAATAGCTTGTGCTTTCATTTCATTTCCAGCTGTGTCAGCAACTGATGTTACTTGTAAACGAGCTATATCATCAACGTCTACTGCATCGTCACCAGTTGTTTCAAATTCAATGCGTACAGTCTTTCCATCAGACAACAATTCTAAGTCAGCAACATCTTTATCAAGATCATTAAATGTTGCATTAGCAGTATTTAACATATAAGCATAATTATCATAGTCTGTTGCTGTAGCTTCATCTACTTCTTCGTTAAATTCTACATAAAGGGCATTATCTGAGCTCTTAATGTATACATATTTAACATTTGGTGCTTTTTGGTCATCTACAGTAATATCAACTGTTGTCTTGATTATAGTATTCTTTAATGGATTCAAGTCTGTTACATCTTCAATTGTTAATTTATATTTTCCTGAATCAAATGCTGAATTGTCAGCTCTAGTAAGAACAAGCTTGCTCTTTATAGTCTTACCGTTGTCATTTACATAGTAAACAGGAGCTTTTAATGCAATTTCATCATCATCTTCATCTACGAGAGTAAACTCTCCTTTATCTTCAAATACTTCTTCATTGAACTCAAGTATAATCTTAACTTGTTTGTCATCTACTGTATAACCAACAAATTCAGGTCTTTCAACATCATAAGTTGGTGAAACAGCGATTTCAAAGTTAACTTTGTTTCCGCTGTAGTCTGTAAGATTTTTAATAGTTATCTTACCACCAGCTGTTGGTAATGCTTTTTCAACGTCGAACTCGATTGTATATGTCATGTCATCATCATCAAGTTCAGCTTTAATAATTTCAGCACTTGTATTAGTATCTACATCATCTTCATCTGGTTCTTCAACTGGTTCGCTGAATTTGATAACAACTTTTGTCTGAGTAGCTGATACAATTTCACCTGTTGGAGGTGTAGTATCTTCTACAACAGTAAACTCAGTTTCATTATCTTCAATAGCAAATCCGGCATAGTCAACTACTTTGTTCTTTACAACAAGTTTGTGTTCACCAGGAGTTAAACGTTTTGTCAACTTGAAGTTTACTGTCTTTTCATCAGATGTCAAAGTAGGTTGTGAAGAAGTTATTATTTTACCATCTACCAAGAAGTTTGCAATAGAAGTTGCATTCTTAACTGGCTCACTGAATGTAACTTTTACAAGTCCGTTACCTACTGCTTCTACTGAAACAACTTCAGGAGCTGCAGTATCTTTTACATTCTTAATTGTCAATTCAACATCTTCATCAAAACCAACTTCTTTAGCAACTGTAACAGTAACATCGGACTGTTGAGCTACTGGTGAAGCAAGAAGCAATGTTACAGTTGTTTTGTCTTCTGAAAGACTAGCATTTTTAACTGTATACTTCTTAACTTTGTAGTTAGAAACATCTTTTGCTTCATCTTCATCTGGAACAGGTCTGTTGAAGTTAAGAACTAACTCAACAAGGTTTCCGGAAGCTTTACCTTCAACTTTTAATTCAGCAGGTACAACGATAACTTTAACTTTAGCTGTTACATCAGTATCAGCTATTGTACCAGTGATTACTTGTTCACCAGCAACTGAAGTATCAACTGTTGGCCAAGTAACTGCCACTTCAGCTGTAGTTCCATTGTCGTAAGTTGCTGTAACAGTAGCTGGAAGTTCAGGAGTAGCTCCGATATCTACTGTAATGTCAGGAATTTCTGCTACTGATACTATATCAGCATAAGGAATTCCAGCTTCCTTAACTTTTTCTTCTTCTACAACTCCGCTTTCAATTAAGAACTTAATAAGTTTCTTTCCATCTGCTTTAAATTTAGCTTGTAATGCTCCATAGGACATACCAACCAAAGCATCTTTATTTAACTGAGCATCACTGTTGAATACTGTAGCTTGAGAAGCTGTCAAACCACCAACTTGGCTCAATTTGATTGCTGCCTGATGGTAATCGAACTCTCCGTCGTAACCTAACTGTTGGAGAAGTAATGAAGCATAAGCTTTACCATTCAAACCAGCTGTTGGTCTGAATGTTGAATCTTCATAACCTTTTACAACACCCTTTTCAACAGCATAAGCTACTTGCCTTTTAGCCCAGTCTGCTATTGTTCCAGCATCTGTGAATTTAGCAAGTAATGCATCTGCTTGCTCATATGAAAGCAATTCTGCTTCTTCTTCTTGACCAAACAATCTGAGAAGCATAACAACACCAGTTTGTCTGTCAAGAAGTGATTCTAAATCCAAATTAGGATTGTTAGGGTCTGTACTAATACCTTTGTACAGTCCAACTTGATAAAGTTGTTCTGCTTCTTTTTCGTAGCTAAGTGATGCAGCGAATGCTGGCACTATAGCCATAGACGCCATTAAAGCAACTACTAATAATGACGCCAAAACCTTTTTGAGATTCTTCATACTCTCAAATCCTCCTTGTATTGTTGTTTTTTTTGGGAAGCAGGCTTAAAACTGAAAGCCAGGCTACGCCTTATCCCTTTGTTTTTTAACCTGACTTATATTGCTTTTTGCTCAAGACCGGCGCACTTAACCTATCTTGAATTCACAACTTATTATATCATCGGCTTTTTGGTGAGTCAACATTTAGAATTTAAGTGTAAAGAAATTGTAATAGAATTGAAACAAACTGAAATACTACTAATTTAAAGCGTATCTCGCAAATTATTATGATACAATATAATTTGCACTTTATATTTATTATACTTTATAGAACATAAAAAATCAATTTGGATAATTATTTTACCTTACATTTATAATCTTTTTTGTTGCAAAAATATAATCATCATATCACTGTCTCATTGAGGATTTTATAAAATGTTTTTCAAATTGATAACATTTTAATTCGTCCAAAATATATTAAAAGCCGGATTTAACCGGCTTTTGTCACGCATTAAGGCATTACTTACTGGCTATTGCTGAGATTCCTTTCTGCTATTTCGATTGCTTTTTTTACAATATTTCCGCAATCTCTTGATGAAACAGAACCCCAGCCTTCGTTCTTAACGATGTCGTATACTCCTAGCTCTTTTGCTATTTCAGCTTTTAGAGTTTCGGACATTATACCACCGCGTCTACCCATATTTCATGCCTCCTTATATATAAGTAGAAATCTACTTATATAATAATTTGCGTTCCTTCATATTATTTGCATCTTTTATAATTAAATTTCATGAAATTTTTAGATTACAATTAAAAATTACTTAAATTTAGGTTTCATTTTTAAATTTATGTTAATATAATACATTAACCTTATTTTTTGAAAGAAAGGTGACAGCAAATGTCTTTTTCCGCAAGAGAGCTTTTGGCAAGATTAATTAAATGCGAAGCAGGCGGCGAAGGTTTAGACGGTATGAGAGCGGTTGCAACAGTTGTCATGAATCGAGTTCATGTCTCTTATGGAGAGTACTTAAAATACGGGCAAGGTGACCTCCGCAGGGTTATATTTCAGCCACGTCAATTTACATGTGTCATGGATACGGTTTACGGCGAAGTAAATCCTCAAACCATTTGGTCTTGTCCACCTGAGGAAATTCATTATGAAGTTGCAGACTGGGCATTATCCGGAAATAAACTTCCCGGACTGGGCGAATGTCTTTGGTATTATAATCCCTTTAGCCCAACTTGTAGCCAAATATTTCCTCCATCCGGTACAGGTAGATTTATAACAAGAGTGAATCAGCATTGTTTCTATGCTCCTACGCCCTTATACGCACAAACATAGATTATTTATAACATATAAACAGGAGGTCTATTATGTTAAATTTCTCAAATAAAAATTCTTTTTTTAGGCAAATGGATGGTTATACATCTCCCTGCTTAAATTGCACAGGTACG
It includes:
- a CDS encoding cell wall hydrolase yields the protein MSFSARELLARLIKCEAGGEGLDGMRAVATVVMNRVHVSYGEYLKYGQGDLRRVIFQPRQFTCVMDTVYGEVNPQTIWSCPPEEIHYEVADWALSGNKLPGLGECLWYYNPFSPTCSQIFPPSGTGRFITRVNQHCFYAPTPLYAQT
- a CDS encoding small, acid-soluble spore protein, alpha/beta type, which gives rise to MGRRGGIMSETLKAEIAKELGVYDIVKNEGWGSVSSRDCGNIVKKAIEIAERNLSNSQ
- a CDS encoding Ig-like domain-containing protein — protein: MKNLKKVLASLLVVALMASMAIVPAFAASLSYEKEAEQLYQVGLYKGISTDPNNPNLDLESLLDRQTGVVMLLRLFGQEEEAELLSYEQADALLAKFTDAGTIADWAKRQVAYAVEKGVVKGYEDSTFRPTAGLNGKAYASLLLQQLGYDGEFDYHQAAIKLSQVGGLTASQATVFNSDAQLNKDALVGMSYGALQAKFKADGKKLIKFLIESGVVEEEKVKEAGIPYADIVSVAEIPDITVDIGATPELPATVTATYDNGTTAEVAVTWPTVDTSVAGEQVITGTIADTDVTAKVKVIVVPAELKVEGKASGNLVELVLNFNRPVPDEDEAKDVSNYKVKKYTVKNASLSEDKTTVTLLLASPVAQQSDVTVTVAKEVGFDEDVELTIKNVKDTAAPEVVSVEAVGNGLVKVTFSEPVKNATSIANFLVDGKIITSSQPTLTSDEKTVNFKLTKRLTPGEHKLVVKNKVVDYAGFAIEDNETEFTVVEDTTPPTGEIVSATQTKVVIKFSEPVEEPDEDDVDTNTSAEIIKAELDDDDMTYTIEFDVEKALPTAGGKITIKNLTDYSGNKVNFEIAVSPTYDVERPEFVGYTVDDKQVKIILEFNEEVFEDKGEFTLVDEDDDEIALKAPVYYVNDNGKTIKSKLVLTRADNSAFDSGKYKLTIEDVTDLNPLKNTIIKTTVDITVDDQKAPNVKYVYIKSSDNALYVEFNEEVDEATATDYDNYAYMLNTANATFNDLDKDVADLELLSDGKTVRIEFETTGDDAVDVDDIARLQVTSVADTAGNEMKAQAIDSSAFRLVTDALVPKIDSAAVTDKNTIVVKLTTGSSINDRTLNPGDFILTAGQDDKGKDIVITAWDAEYDSDDNEITLTVDKDISADATYKGNAIKLKLANDVETVNAFDQALEIDGATILTVADEYAPTAADSVASAVYTSGVGTEVFIELSENLNLAGAVDSNGKITDADYLTQFRIKADSKIVAADIYYFDAASTDNKSTDVDETKARFKVVIAGNYKGKTVQVLYMEATGKTIKDTSVKGNALKDFDLSKKVK